In Chitinophaga nivalis, a single genomic region encodes these proteins:
- a CDS encoding NAD-dependent epimerase/dehydratase family protein: MKIAITGATGYIGTVLTPLLLANGHQLQLLTRRPPAVAPLPAVTFVPGDLLDAAAIRQLVSGADAVIHLAAVISVSDQPDEQLFHTNTEGTRLLVTAAQQAGVKRFIHVSSVTAYNQVPCDEPLNEQRAAAPDTHYGYDRSKAVSQAIALAHNGNGMEVIVLAPTAVIGPYDQRPSLIGKAVISLYKGRIPALFPGGVDFVDVRDVAQAIVNALTMGTPGQAYLLGGAWHSLTALSKEIGIIKGKKSNLPVLPVWLIFGMLPLVKGLAAITGGAPYYTRQSVYNLLYSNKKIDHSNARTALQFQPRSLSVTLQDTIQWFKQTGKLS; the protein is encoded by the coding sequence ATGAAAATTGCTATCACCGGCGCGACTGGTTATATTGGTACTGTACTCACGCCGCTGTTATTGGCAAATGGGCACCAGCTACAGCTTTTAACACGCCGCCCTCCTGCCGTTGCTCCCTTACCGGCAGTAACCTTCGTACCCGGCGACCTGTTGGATGCCGCCGCCATCCGGCAACTTGTCAGTGGCGCGGATGCGGTGATACACCTCGCTGCCGTTATCTCTGTCAGCGACCAGCCGGATGAACAGCTATTCCATACCAATACGGAAGGTACCCGCCTGCTGGTGACTGCCGCACAGCAAGCCGGCGTAAAAAGATTCATTCACGTCAGCTCCGTTACGGCCTATAACCAGGTACCCTGCGATGAGCCACTCAATGAACAACGCGCCGCCGCTCCGGATACCCATTACGGCTACGATCGTTCCAAAGCCGTATCCCAGGCCATTGCACTGGCGCACAACGGCAATGGCATGGAAGTGATTGTACTGGCCCCCACAGCAGTGATTGGCCCGTATGACCAGCGGCCTTCCCTCATCGGGAAAGCAGTGATCAGTTTGTACAAAGGGAGAATACCTGCACTATTCCCCGGCGGTGTTGACTTTGTAGATGTAAGAGATGTGGCGCAGGCGATTGTAAATGCCCTTACCATGGGCACACCCGGCCAGGCTTACCTGCTGGGCGGCGCGTGGCATTCGCTCACTGCATTGAGTAAAGAAATCGGCATCATCAAAGGGAAAAAAAGCAACCTCCCCGTTTTACCGGTATGGCTGATATTTGGTATGCTGCCGCTGGTAAAAGGACTGGCCGCCATCACCGGCGGTGCGCCTTACTATACCCGTCAATCTGTTTACAATCTGCTCTACAGCAATAAAAAAATAGATCACTCCAACGCACGCACAGCATTGCAATTCCAGCCACGTAGCCTGTCTGTCACCCTACAGGATACGATACAATGGTTCAAACAAACAGGTAAATTATCATGA